The Vibrio sp. 10N DNA window ACATGAAGATTATCGATACTGCCATTCCAGACGTTAAAATCATTGAACCACAAGTCTTTGGTGACGAGCGTGGCTTTTTTATGGAAACCTTCCGAACCACTACGTTTAACGAACAATGTGCAGAGCGTGATTTTGTGCAAGAAAACCACAGTAAATCCAGCCAAGGTATTTTACGCGGTTTACACTACCAAACCGAAAACACTCAAGGTAAGTTGGTTCGAGTCGTAAAAGGTGAAGTGTTCGATGTAGCCGTTGACATGCGAAAAGACTCACCAACATTTGGTCAATGGGTGGGCGTCTACCTTTCTGAACAAAACAAAAAACAGCTTTGGGTACCAGAAGGATTTGCCCATGGGTTTTACGTCACTTCAGAAGAAGCCGAGTTCGTTTACAAATGCACGGATTTTTACAATCCGAATGCTGAAGTATCTATTAAATGGGATGACCCTTCACTGGACATTAAGTGGCCACTGGTTGACAACCTGCCACCCAGCCTATCAGCCAAAGACGAGACAGGCCTCAAATTTACAGAAGCACCAGCCTTTTAAAGCTTGACTGGACGCTGTGCTACTGCAACATCAAGAATAAAACCCCATGTGACAATTGAGATAACATCTAAGGAACAGAATGCATTTATATATCTCTGCGGTCTCGCATGGTCACGAACGATTAATTCGTAAGTTTCAAACGCTAAAACGATTGGCTAACCACCCTGACATTACGGTTCTTTGCCGCGACAATCAGAATAGCCAAGCACTCAAAAAACACTGTGAGTGCAGCGGTATTCTTTACTTCCCAAATCAAACAAGGGCAGGATTTGCTACCAATAACAATCTTAATTTTTGGGAAGCTAAAAAGCTGGGGATGCGCGACGATGACTATTTCGTTCTTCTAAATTGCGACGTACACATCAACACTCTTGCTTTACAACAACTCATCATCTCGTTAGAAAAAAGCAAACCATTAATTGCGGCTCCCAACTTATTTTTGGATCACGAACACACAATCTATGATGACAATCTACGTAGATACCCATCAATACTGACGTTCACAAAAAACTATTTATTCAACGATCGAAGTAGCGTCATAGATAAAAGTAAACCAAGTCAACTACCTGAGCGCTACTGGGCTAGCGGGGCATTTTTGGCATTTACTTCACTGGTGTACCAACAATTAGATGGAATGAACGAACGGTTTTTCCTGTACTGTGAAGACATCGACATTTGCAGAAGAGCAAGTAAACAAGGCATTCCCGTGACCTTTCTGAGTAATGTCAACGCCTCTCACCATCGCAGGAGAAGTAGCCAACGCTTTCTTTCACGAGCGTTCTTTTGGCATGTGAAAAGTGTGTTTATCTACTCATTAAGTTCAAAACGTTTGCTATCGGTAAAAGGACTAAAAAGGCACTTGCCTCAATGAAGCACGCTAGATTAAACCAAGTATGTGATTGGGCAGTGATTGTTTTCTACTTCCCCGACGAAGATGCTATCAAGCATGCACTTTGGCTACAAAAACAATACCAGCAAAGCAATGGTCAACTTGTTGTTGTCGACAACACACCATGCAACACCAAAGAATTGGACATACAACAGCATTTAGCACAGTTCAAGCACTATATTGCCAACAATGATAACTTAGGTATTGCCAAAGCACTTAACGATGGTATTGATTACGCCCTCAATCACGGTGCAGATTGGTGCTTTTTATTTGATCAGGATTCGAGGCCGGATGGCGAGTTTTTTCGACATATGCGAGCCGCTCGCGACCACCTAACGCGATGTAAGAAACAGTTCGCAAAACCAGTAGCGGCTATCGCTCCTGTTTACTATGACACTAACTTGCAACGTAGTGGGCGCATAATTCAAATACAAGGATCGCAGCTTTCTCGGCTGAGAGCGCCGCAACATATGGAGTGGGCCAGCTATACGATTACATCGGGCAGTTACCTATGCTTGTCTCATTATCACGACATAGGTGCTCATGACGAATCGCTGTTTATTGATTTTGTCGATATCGACTGGGGACTGAGAGCCAATGCAAAGGGCTATCAAATTCGTGTTATTCCCGCAGCCAAACTAACACACAGTTTAGGAATACAACCTGTATCCGTATTTGGCGTGAACATGGTGAACCATTCTGCAACTCGTCACTACTACTATTTTCGCAACCTCATTCATATGTTGAAGCGCTCCTATGTGCCGCGGGTTTGGAAGCGCACAGAGCTATTAAAATTGGTGCCCAGATTTATCGTGTACTCTCTGTTTACTAGCAACAAACGCCAACACATGACTGCAATGCTGCAAGGGACTTGGCACGGCCTTAAAAACAAAGTAGGAAAACGAGATTAGCAAAAAAGCTAACCGAAATACCATTCAAGGACATTTATGAGAGTTTTAATTACGGGTCAAGGTGGCCAACTGGCTTGGGAACTGGAGCAGACAGCACCAAGTCATATTGATTGGGTTGCATTCGACGCTCAACAGCTAGACATCACTAACACCGCTCGTGTATACGAGGTTCTGGTGCAGGAATCACCAGACATCGTTATTAACGCCGCCGCCTACACCGCGGTAGACAATGCTGAAAGCGACAGCAGCATTGCCTATGCCGTCAACGAAAAAGGCAGCGAAAACCTAGCATTAGCTTGTAAAGAGATCAACGCAAAACTGATCCATGTTTCTACCGACTTTGTGTTTGATGGCAAGCAAACCACGCCTTACTCTGTGGATGCCACCCCAAGCCCAATTAACGTTTATGGCGCATCCAAATTAATGGGTGACATGAAAATTGCCGACATTCTTGGTGGAAACGCCAGCATTATTCGCACCGCATGGGTATACTCTACGCACGGCAATAACTTTGTCAAAACCATGCTCCGCCTAATGGCGGAGAAGTCTGAACTAGGTGTTATTTACGACCAAGTGGGTACACCAACTTGGGCCAAAGGTTTAGCACAACTTATATGGGCACTAACAGCGAAAGCTGACAGCTTTAAGCCTGCAGCTGACAGCACAATCTTACACTGGACAGATGCTGGCGTGGCATCTTGGTACGACTTTGCAACCGCTATTCAAGAGCTAGCTTTAGAAAAAGGTATGCTAGATAAGTCCATCCCCGTGCGCCCTATCCCTGCTAGCGCTTATCCTCTGCCTGCAAAACGCCCAAGTTTCAGCGTAATCGATAAATCGAGCACAGAAGCACACAGCGGAGTACAAACTCAACACTGGCGCAAACAACTATCAGCGATGATGGATGAGCTGAAAGCTAGGGGCGAGAAGCGAGAGGCTAACAGCTAACAGCTAACAGCTAACAGCTAACAGCTAACAGCTAACAGCTAACAGCTAACAGCTAACAGCTAACAGCTAACAGCTAACATTTTATACAAAAACAACGTTTACAAAGAGCTTAATCATGGAAAACTCCAACACACCTCGCAAAGGCATTGTACTTGCTGGAGGCTCAGGCACTCGTCTTTACCCTTTGACGAAAGGCGTGAGTAAGCAGCTAATGTCAGTATATGACAAGCCTATGATCTATTATCCGATTTCAAGCTTAATGTTAGCGGGTATCAAAGAGATCCTCATCATCTCTACGCCAGAAGAGTTACCGCGCTTTCAAAATTTACTTGGCGACGGCTCTGATTGGGGTATTCGTTTTGAGTATAAGGAACAACCCACCCCAGACGGCTTAGCCCAAGCTTTCATCCTCGCAGAAGAGTTTTTAGATGGCGCGCCAGCGGCTCTCGTATTAGGTGACAATCTTTTCTACGGTCACGACCTTGCTAAGTCACTAATTAATGCCAATGGCCAAAAACAAGGCGCAACCGTGTTTGGTTACCACGTTGCCAATCCGACTTCCTATGGTGTAGTGGAATTTGATCACAACGGTACTGCCATATCTATTGAAGAGAAGCCGAAGCAACCTAAGTCAAACTACGCAGTACCGGGACTTTACTTTTTTGATAATAACGTGGTTGAGTATGCCAAAAGCGTAAAACCCTCTGCACGCGGTGAGCTTGAAATTACCGACGTCATCGACCAATACCTGAGCCAACAAAACTTAAAAGTGGAGATTATGGGGCGCGGCACGGCTTGGCTTGACACAGGAACCCTTGATGACCTGCTAGACGCTGCTGTTTTCATTAGAGCAATAGAAAAGCGCCAGGGTTTAAAAATATGTTGCCCCGAAGAAATTGCCTACCGAAAAGGCTATATCAATGATGCACAACTTCGTGATATTGCCACTCCTCTGGTTAAGTCAGGCTATGGTACATACTTACTAAACCTTCTAGAAAACAAAGTGTTTTAGTTTACAACTTAGACGCAACTCTGGTTCGGCTTAAAACCAGATAAAGAATTAAAAATCACACAAGAGTAAAAACAATGATCTTGCCCGTAATAATGTCAGGTGGCAATGGCTCTCGCTTGTGGCCATTATCTCGAAAAGCGCACCCAAAACAGTTCCTTCCTTTGGTAGGTGAGCATACCATGCTGCAAGAGACCATTCTTCGCCTAGAAGGACTGGATTGCCAGCAGCCGACGGTAATTTGTAACGAGGGACATCGCTTCATCGTCGCAGAGCAACTTGCCGAAATCGACAAGCTAGGTGGTGAAATCATACTTGAACCTCAAGGGCGTAACACCGCCCCGGCGATTGCCCTTGCTGCCTTTGATGCCGTCAAAAAACAGCAAGACCCGTATTTATTAGTTCTCGCCGCTGACCATGTCATTCGCAATGTGGATGCCTTTCAGACCGCAGTGTCAAAAGCGCTGATTTGCGCCAAGCAAGGCCACATCGTTACTTTTGGTATCGTCCCAGATAAGCCAGAAACCGGCTACGGTTATATCAACTCCGGCAACCCTATTAATGACTCCGATTGCTTTCATGTCAGAGAATTTGTAGAAAAGCCAGATCTCGAGACCGCAAAAGAGTACCTCTCTTCAGGGCAATACTTCTGGAACAGTGGTATGTTCCTTGTAAAGGCAAGCGTCTACCTCTCCGAACTAGAAAAACACAATCCAGATATATTTGTCGCTTGTCAGCGCGCGATTGAAGGTTCAATTAAAGAAATTGACTTTACCCGACTAGACAACGATGCATTTCTTACTAGTCCAGACGACTCGATTGATTATGCCATCATGGAACAGACGACTTTAGCCGCTATGGTCAAGCTTGATGCGGGCTGGAGTGATGTCGGCTCTTGGTCATCCATTTGGGAGGCCTCACCTAAAGATGATGCAAACAACAGCATCCGTGGTGATGTAAAAACAATTGATGTCTCGGGTTCTCTTATCGATGCAAGAGACAAAATGGTTGCGGCTATTGGTGTAGAAAACTTAGTCATCGTGGAAACAAGTGACGCAGTTGTGGTCGCCGATCAATCTCGCGTTCAAGACATAAAAACAATCGTTGATCAACTCAATGCGGAGCAGCGCAGCGAAGCCACCGAGCACAAAACCATCTATCGCCCATGGGGAAAAATAGACTTGCTACAAAAAGGGTACCGCTACCAGTCGAAGCAAGTGACCATTAAACCCAACAGCCGACTATCACTACAAAAACATTACCACAGAGCCGAGCATTGGGTTGTTGTATCCGGTACCGCGAAGGTAACCTGTAATGGTCAAGAATCAATAGTGACCGAAAATCAATCGACCTACATTCCGGTTGGTGCTGAGCACTCTATTGCGAACCCAGGCCATATCCCCTTAGTGATGATCGAGGTTCAAACGGGTAGCTATATAGGTCAAGATGACATCGAACGACTTGAAGACATATACGGATTTGAAAAGGATAAATATTAGTTGGTCAGAATCTAATACGCACAATTACTCTTCGAACCGCTTTTAATTTTGTAATTCATTGGAAACCCAATACATGACTTTCAATTCCTCAACCAGTCTGAGCCAAAGCAATGTCGCCTTTGGCACGAGCGGCGCACGTGGTTTAGTCACTGACTTTACGCCTGAAGTATGTGCCGCATTTACCCGTGCTTTTATCTCAGTGATGCAGCAAAGCTTCGCGTTTGATACGTTGGCTATTGCCATAGATAATCGCCCAAGCAGTGTTGCCATGGCACAAGCTTGTGCTGCAGCAGCTAAGCAGGCCAATATAGCTATCGTCTACTACGGGGTTATACCAACGCCAGCGCTTGCATATACCGCGATGCAACAAAATATTCCATCAATTATGGTCACTGGAAGCCATATCCCCTTTGATCGCAATGGTCTTAAATTTTATCGACCGGATGGCGAGATTGAAAAACAAGATGAGCAAGCTATCCTCAATGCATCTGTAGACTTTACTCTGCCTTCAACTCTCTCAGAACTGATTGCTGATAATACGGCTGCTGAACACTACATCCAACGCTACACCTCAATATATAGCCGTGACGCATTGAAGGGAAAACGAATCGGTATTTACGAGCACTCGAGTGCAGGGCGTGACCTTTACCCTGGCATATTCACAGCACTTGGTGCAGAAGTCGTCAGCCTAGAGCGAACCGATACGTTCGTCCCTATAGATACTGAGGCAGTAAGCAAGGAAGACCAGCAAAAAGCAAAAACGTGGTCGAAGGACTATGGCTTTGACGCTATATTCTCTACCGATGGAGACGGCGATAGACCTCTCGTTGCTGACGAGGAGGGGAACTGGCTACGCGGAGACATTCTCGGACTGTTGTGCTCCCGCGCACTCAATGTTGAGGCTCTTGCCATCCCAGTGAGCTGCAACACAGCTGTAGAACTCAGCCGGTTCTTTTCACATACAGAACGAACCAGAATTGGCTCACCTTACGTGATTGCCGAGTTCGCAAACCTTGCATCAAAATATCAACGTATAGCTGGATTTGAAGCCAATGGCGGTTTCCTTTTAGGTAGCGATATTGAGATCAACAACCAATCACTCAAGGCACTACCTACGCGTGATGCAGTATTGCCATTTATTGCTGTTTTAGTCGCTGCAGAGCTGTCCGGAATTAAAGCTCTGGTTGACGCATTACCAAAACGTTTTACCGCTAGTGACCGCATCCAGAACTTTGCGACTGACAGAAGCCGAACGATTCTTACGCAAGGCACGCAACAACCTCAGCGACTTATCGAAAATCTAGGGTTTGATAACCTTCACCTCGAGGCATTAAACACCACCGATGGTCTGCGAATGGTGTTCAATAACGGCGATATTATTCACCTTCGACCATCTGGCAATGCACCAGAGTTACGCTGCTACGCGGAAGCTGCTGAGGACAGTATCGCTTCGAACTATGTTGCCCAAGCTCTCGAGCAAGTGCAAAAAATAAACGGATAAAACACACTAGAACCAATGGCTAGGCGCTACAGTCATTTACTGTGGCGCCTAGCCGCATCGAGAGAAGAGCATGAAGCAAGTCATTTTTTATGGTATTGAAAACAAAAGTCACCTAGATGCACTGGATTCTTTTTTGCAATCGCAGAAGCACATCGCACACCAAGGTATCATCAATGAAACTTCCGATTCTCGCGCATCGAGTGGGTGGAACACCGTTATCTACACAGGTGAGTTAGAAGAGCTAGAACGACGAGAGGGCTGTCTATATATCTGCTTTTACAGCGCTCCTGAGTTGGCAGTAAGCCATGACACCTCTCAGCAAGACTGGTATCAGAGGCATGAACAGCGCCTAAGCTGGGCGATGGAGCGCTTAGAGACCACCATACTAGTCGAAGAATATCGCACTTTTCAAAACCTAACTGCGCTCTGCGCTCTATTGAGCGACCAGTATGACGTCGCATTGTCTTTACCACAGTTACCATCACTTAAAGTTTCCATCAGCGAATTAGCATCACAAATGGGAGCGCTAGCTTTATTACAAGCAGAACCAAAAAGTCAAACACTGTTTGAGCAGCTCGAAAGTGCTGCCGAATTACTCGGAGAGGACTTTAACCCAAGCATTGCCCACAGGTTAGCCACTTATCAAAAGAAAATCAGTGAACACGAGCGAGAAGCAAAACTAGCTCATGAGACAGAGCAAGCCAATTTAGCCAAAATAACCTCTCAGTTCAAAGAGAAAACAACTCAGCTTGAAACTGCCAACCTCGAGCTAAGATCAGAAAATGAACTAGCGTTTCTGCAAATTCACCAACTACAAGAAGAGCTTGAGCAAGCGCATCTATCAGCGACCCAAACTGAGCAAGCATTAAAAGATGAACTCGCTAACACCACCATTGAATCCGACAAAACAAATGCTCAATTAGTCACGAAAAACCTTGAGCTCGCCTCAGAAAACGAACTAGCGTTGCTGCAAATTCACCAGCTACAAGAAGAGCTTGAGCAAGCGCATCTATCAGCTACCCGAGCTGAGCAAGCATTAAAAGATGAACTCGCTAACACCACCATTGAATCCGACAAAACAAATGCTCAATTAGTCACGAAAAACCTTGAGCTCGCCTCAGAAAACGAACTAGCGTTGCTGCAAATTCACCAGCTACAAGAAGAGCTTGAGCAAGCGCATCTATCAGCAACCCGAACTGAGCAAGCATTAAACGATGAACTCGCTAACGTCACCATTGAATCTGACAAAAAAAATGCTCAGTTAGTCACGACAAACCTGGAACTCGCCTCAGAAAACGAGTTAGCGTTGCTGCAAATTCACCAACTACAAGAAGAGCTTGAGCAAGCGCACCTATCAGCGACCCGAACTGAGCAAGAATTAAAAGATGAACTCGCTAACGTCACCATTGAATCCGACAATACAAATGCTCAGTTAGTCACGACAAATCTGGATCTCGCGTCAGAAAACGAATTAGCGATGCTTCAAATTCACCAGCTTCAAGAAGAGCTAGAGCAAACGTACTTGGCGGCAAAACAGTCTGAGCAATCACTAGAATCCGAGCAAACTAAAAGTCAAGAATTAGCTTCACACAACGAGATTGCAGCAAAGCAGGTACTTAAGCTACAGAGCGAAATAGACCAGCTTCAAAAGTCAATGGATAGCAAAGAAAACATGCTTGATCTAAATAAACAGCACCTTATGGATAAACTGTCTGAAGAACAATCCAAAGTAGAACTACTCAACAACAAACTCGCACAACAAACGACAATCACGACCGAACTACAAGCTGAAAACGAACTGGCCTTGCTTCAGATCCATCAATTGCAAGAAGAACTCGAGCATTACTACTTGAAGTATCAACAGCAAGCGAGTTGGACACCTTTAGAGGCTTGCGTTTCTAACGACAGTAGTCACTTACGAACAACGTTGCAATTGTTATCCTAGTGTACTTAGTCGTCAGCCAATAAAATGAAGCAACTTGTTATACTCGACCCTGGGTTAAAAGAGCTGAGCGGGCACCACCCGGCAAGCATCGAGGCGATTGTAAATGCACTCGACGTTTCTCTCGATGCGTTTAACAACCCACGGATAAGTGTTTATTGTCACAAGGAGATTTCGACCTCATTCGTAGAGCCAAAACGGCAACAAGGGGTCGAAATTAACGCACACTTTATTACTGAGTACTATCAGTACTTTTATCAGTCCCCGACCCGGCAGCAACTTACGCACTATACGCTCAATTTAGCCAGTGAATACTACCAAGCAATATTAAAAGCTCTCGAAAATAAGGATGCTAGCTCTACGGTAATATGGTGCCACACTCTTGGTTGGCAGCACGCACAAGCGTTATACCTAGCCTTGTCAAAGGTACACCAAACACTGCCCACTTCGAAATTAAGGCAATATCATGTAATGGTAGGCCTAATGTACCACCCCTTTAGTCGGTTGCCTAAACTTGAGCCTGAAGTCATTACACGTAAGATGCATCACGAGCTAGCATTGAAGCGACTTTCATCTTTGAGCTCAGTACAGCTATTAGCGGCAGACTTCGAAATACAAGACTACTATCAGCGCTTGTTAAAACGCTCTATTGATATACAGCCGTGCTTACTATTAGGACAAGAGATCAAACTACAACGGCAACTCAAGCAGCACGATAAGAATCAAGTGTTACTGTTTACGGGCGACGCGAAGCCCGATAAAGGGTTTACGCTACTACCTGACTTAATTCGTAGTGTAGTGCCAAACTGTCCTGAGCAACAGTTTATCGTACAATACACTCTCACTAACCAGTCGAGCTTGCTAGCCAATATCGATAGTCAGCTTAAACAGCTTAACGATACCTACAGTAACCTCACATTAGTGAATAGGTTTCTTGACCACCAAGAGTTGATGACGCTATTTCAAACCAGTGAAACCATAGTGCTCAATTATGACTCCGAAACATACCAATACCAGAGCTCTGGCGTCTTGTGGCTGGCTGCATTTTTTGACCTTAAGGTAATCACCCTAACCAAGAACTGGCTAGAAAGAGAAGCGAAACGACTGATAAGCGAGGTCACATATTGCGAAAAAAAAACTGAAATCGTGACATCAATCACAGAAAAGTCGCCGTTCTATAAAAACGAAAAAAAAGGCCACAATACAGAGTGTTACAAAGGACTTCTTTTCACCCCACTCAATTCTTGGTTACACAGTAAATTCGATTGAACATTAATCACACAACAGCATCTTTATTTTTGAACCGAGATCGAATAACTTATTCCACTCGGTGCTTATTGAGATTAGCCGTATACAGGGAGCAGTATGAGCGCACAGTCAAACCTTACAACGCCAAGATTTTTACAACCAATGACCAATTTAGTTGTATTAGGCGCAGGTGATGGAACTGAACTAGAATCTTTACTTAAGCACGAGGCTGAGCAGTTCTACTTGTATGAAGGGCACTCAAGTGCCTACCAAGCTCTATGTGAAACAATGCCATCTAGCCACAACATAAAAGTCATCAATCGAGTGGTTGCCGCGGTAGAAGGAATAACGGACTTTCACCACCACAAGCCTCAACAATTTTCAGGCATCAACACAAAATGGGTGACGCAAGCGTTTAAAAACGCAGTATGTGAAGGCACACAGCAAGTTCCCGCTCTCTCTTTAGCGAACGTCATTGAGCAGCACCCGTCCTTAAAGAATGCTAATAGCGTAAATGGCTTGATCTTAGATTTAAATGGGATTGAATGCGATGTAATTAATAGCACGTCCAGAGAAGTTCTTGACCATTTTAGTTACATTGAATTAAGAACCGTTAAAGCAAACCAAGACACCTCAGAGCCTATAAGCCAAGCTTGTGCGCTCGCCTCACTGATAAGCCTCGGATTTGAGCTAATTGATATTAAAAAATCCGGTCTGACCACTACATTAACGTTGACTCGGCAACTGGAACAAACGGAGCCATCGACGCCATTAATGGAATCGATTAGTGAGGCAAGACTAAAACCGCTCCAGGCGGAGTT harbors:
- a CDS encoding glycosyltransferase family 2 protein, with the translated sequence MHLYISAVSHGHERLIRKFQTLKRLANHPDITVLCRDNQNSQALKKHCECSGILYFPNQTRAGFATNNNLNFWEAKKLGMRDDDYFVLLNCDVHINTLALQQLIISLEKSKPLIAAPNLFLDHEHTIYDDNLRRYPSILTFTKNYLFNDRSSVIDKSKPSQLPERYWASGAFLAFTSLVYQQLDGMNERFFLYCEDIDICRRASKQGIPVTFLSNVNASHHRRRSSQRFLSRAFFWHVKSVFIYSLSSKRLLSVKGLKRHLPQ
- the rfbC gene encoding dTDP-4-dehydrorhamnose 3,5-epimerase — translated: MKIIDTAIPDVKIIEPQVFGDERGFFMETFRTTTFNEQCAERDFVQENHSKSSQGILRGLHYQTENTQGKLVRVVKGEVFDVAVDMRKDSPTFGQWVGVYLSEQNKKQLWVPEGFAHGFYVTSEEAEFVYKCTDFYNPNAEVSIKWDDPSLDIKWPLVDNLPPSLSAKDETGLKFTEAPAF
- a CDS encoding glycosyltransferase family 2 protein; amino-acid sequence: MKHARLNQVCDWAVIVFYFPDEDAIKHALWLQKQYQQSNGQLVVVDNTPCNTKELDIQQHLAQFKHYIANNDNLGIAKALNDGIDYALNHGADWCFLFDQDSRPDGEFFRHMRAARDHLTRCKKQFAKPVAAIAPVYYDTNLQRSGRIIQIQGSQLSRLRAPQHMEWASYTITSGSYLCLSHYHDIGAHDESLFIDFVDIDWGLRANAKGYQIRVIPAAKLTHSLGIQPVSVFGVNMVNHSATRHYYYFRNLIHMLKRSYVPRVWKRTELLKLVPRFIVYSLFTSNKRQHMTAMLQGTWHGLKNKVGKRD
- a CDS encoding phosphomannomutase, coding for MTFNSSTSLSQSNVAFGTSGARGLVTDFTPEVCAAFTRAFISVMQQSFAFDTLAIAIDNRPSSVAMAQACAAAAKQANIAIVYYGVIPTPALAYTAMQQNIPSIMVTGSHIPFDRNGLKFYRPDGEIEKQDEQAILNASVDFTLPSTLSELIADNTAAEHYIQRYTSIYSRDALKGKRIGIYEHSSAGRDLYPGIFTALGAEVVSLERTDTFVPIDTEAVSKEDQQKAKTWSKDYGFDAIFSTDGDGDRPLVADEEGNWLRGDILGLLCSRALNVEALAIPVSCNTAVELSRFFSHTERTRIGSPYVIAEFANLASKYQRIAGFEANGGFLLGSDIEINNQSLKALPTRDAVLPFIAVLVAAELSGIKALVDALPKRFTASDRIQNFATDRSRTILTQGTQQPQRLIENLGFDNLHLEALNTTDGLRMVFNNGDIIHLRPSGNAPELRCYAEAAEDSIASNYVAQALEQVQKING
- the rfbA gene encoding glucose-1-phosphate thymidylyltransferase RfbA, with the protein product MENSNTPRKGIVLAGGSGTRLYPLTKGVSKQLMSVYDKPMIYYPISSLMLAGIKEILIISTPEELPRFQNLLGDGSDWGIRFEYKEQPTPDGLAQAFILAEEFLDGAPAALVLGDNLFYGHDLAKSLINANGQKQGATVFGYHVANPTSYGVVEFDHNGTAISIEEKPKQPKSNYAVPGLYFFDNNVVEYAKSVKPSARGELEITDVIDQYLSQQNLKVEIMGRGTAWLDTGTLDDLLDAAVFIRAIEKRQGLKICCPEEIAYRKGYINDAQLRDIATPLVKSGYGTYLLNLLENKVF
- a CDS encoding mannose-1-phosphate guanylyltransferase/mannose-6-phosphate isomerase; the encoded protein is MILPVIMSGGNGSRLWPLSRKAHPKQFLPLVGEHTMLQETILRLEGLDCQQPTVICNEGHRFIVAEQLAEIDKLGGEIILEPQGRNTAPAIALAAFDAVKKQQDPYLLVLAADHVIRNVDAFQTAVSKALICAKQGHIVTFGIVPDKPETGYGYINSGNPINDSDCFHVREFVEKPDLETAKEYLSSGQYFWNSGMFLVKASVYLSELEKHNPDIFVACQRAIEGSIKEIDFTRLDNDAFLTSPDDSIDYAIMEQTTLAAMVKLDAGWSDVGSWSSIWEASPKDDANNSIRGDVKTIDVSGSLIDARDKMVAAIGVENLVIVETSDAVVVADQSRVQDIKTIVDQLNAEQRSEATEHKTIYRPWGKIDLLQKGYRYQSKQVTIKPNSRLSLQKHYHRAEHWVVVSGTAKVTCNGQESIVTENQSTYIPVGAEHSIANPGHIPLVMIEVQTGSYIGQDDIERLEDIYGFEKDKY
- the rfbD gene encoding dTDP-4-dehydrorhamnose reductase, which translates into the protein MRVLITGQGGQLAWELEQTAPSHIDWVAFDAQQLDITNTARVYEVLVQESPDIVINAAAYTAVDNAESDSSIAYAVNEKGSENLALACKEINAKLIHVSTDFVFDGKQTTPYSVDATPSPINVYGASKLMGDMKIADILGGNASIIRTAWVYSTHGNNFVKTMLRLMAEKSELGVIYDQVGTPTWAKGLAQLIWALTAKADSFKPAADSTILHWTDAGVASWYDFATAIQELALEKGMLDKSIPVRPIPASAYPLPAKRPSFSVIDKSSTEAHSGVQTQHWRKQLSAMMDELKARGEKREANS